One window from the genome of Malus domestica chromosome 01, GDT2T_hap1 encodes:
- the LOC114825111 gene encoding subtilisin-like protease SBT1.3 encodes MDRDFPATVKLGNGRTITGVSLYRGRMMLSTNKQYPVVYLGSNSTSPNPSSLCLEGTLDRRVVAGKIVICDRGISPRVQKGEVVKEAGGVGMILANTAANGEELVADCHLVPAVPVGENEAKGIKHYASTSPRATATLTFLGTRVGVRPSPVVAAFSSRGPNLVSLEILKPDMVAPGVNILAAWTGALGPSSLPADRRRVKFNILSGTSMSCPHVSGIAALLKARHPDWSPAAIKSALMTTAYVHDNTRKPLQDSSAASISTPYDHGAGHINPGRALDPGLIYDIEAHDYLEFLCTQRLTPTQLKVFTKYSNRSCKNNLASPGDLNYPALSVVFPERTNVSVLTLHRTVTNVGPAVSNYHAIVSPFKGAYVKVEPRTLKFTKANQKLSYKIIFTTKSRQAVPEFGGLVWKDGVHRVRSPIVVVWLPPL; translated from the coding sequence ATGGATAGAGATTTTCCAGCCACTGTGAAGCTCGGAAATGGCAGGACTATTACCGGGGTTTCGCTCTACAGGGGAAGGATGATGCTGTCAACAAACAAGCAATACCCTGTTGTGTATTTGGGAAGCAATTCAACTAGTCCTAATCCGAGCTCGCTGTGTTTGGAGGGGACGTTGGATCGCCGAGTTGTGGCCGGAAAGATTGTGATTTGCGACCGTGGGATTAGTCCTAGAGTGCAGAAGGGAGAGGTGGTGAAAGAAGCCGGAGGAGTTGGGATGATCTTGGCAAACACAGCTGCAAACGGAGAGGAGCTTGTGGCGGATTGCCACCTTGTTCCGGCGGTTCCTGTGGGAGAGAACGAAGCAAAGGGAATCAAGCATTATGCTTCAACAAGCCCGAGAGCCACCGCAACTCTAACATTTCTTGGAACTAGAGTTGGGGTTAGACCGTCGCCTGTGGTGGCAGCGTTTTCATCCAGAGGGCCAAATCTGGTAAGCCTTGAGATTCTCAAGCCGGATATGGTGGCACCAGGAGTGAACATCCTCGCCGCTTGGACAGGCGCATTAGGCCCGTCCAGCTTGCCAGCAGATCGTAGAAGGGTGAAGTTCAATATACTGTCCGGGACTTCAATGTCCTGCCCCCATGTGAGCGGCATTGCCGCTCTGCTCAAGGCAAGGCACCCGGATTGGAGTCCGGCGGCAATAAAGTCCGCCTTGATGACAACCGCTTATGTCCACGACAACACGCGAAAGCCTCTACAAGACTCCTCAGCAGCTTCAATTTCAACCCCGTACGATCACGGTGCAGGGCACATAAACCCGGGGAGGGCTCTTGACCCGGGATTGATTTACGACATTGAGGCGCATGACTATCTTGAATTCCTCTGCACACAAAGGCTAACACCAACACAGCTCAAAGTTTTTACCAAGTACTCAAACAGAAGTTGCAAGAACAATCTAGCCAGTCCCGGGGACTTGAACTATCCGGCACTCTCGGTTGTGTTCCCGGAGAGAACAAATGTTTCTGTTTTGACACTTCACAGAACTGTCACTAACGTTGGCCCTGCGGTTTCGAATTACCACGCCATTGTTTCACCGTTCAAAGGTGCTTATGTGAAAGTCGAGCCTCGGACGCTGAAATTCACCAAAGCCAATCAGAAGCTGTCATACAAAATCATCTTCACTACGAAATCCCGGCAGGCAGTCCCGGAGTTCGGCGGGTTGGTGTGGAAGGATGGAGTGCACAGGGTGAGAAGCCCCATTGTTGTAGTGTGGCTGCCACCACTATAA
- the LOC103406534 gene encoding disease resistance protein RPV1-like: MSMAASSSSSWKYDVFLNFRGEDTRKIFVGHLYRALDQKAINTFIDAEKLRKGNDLSELLSAIEESRISIVVFSQNYASSTWCLKELVKILACMDTKNQIVVPIFYQVDPSEVRKLKRSFAEAFAQHERESNAEMEEVKSWRSALTRATNLSGWDSRKYEDDAKLIEEIVDDIFKRLIHVSSSKDNGLVGMDYHIDKVNSLLRPGVNDVFTVGIWGMGGIGKTTIARAVYDEIACQFEACCFLENIKEGFSKNGAAHMQEVLLSRILKEKVQSLGTLDRGSRVIMERLQRKKVFIVLDDVDELSQIEALLGEQHSFGGGSRVIITTRDKQLLSGAGAVYEPENLREPEALKLFKQYAFRTNQPTRVYDQLSRDVIQYAQGLPLALKVLGAFLDNKTLPEWEDVLEKIRKIPQRGIHNVLKTSFDGLDDSEKNVFLDIACFLKGMDIDMAKKILDSCGFYPHTGIRVLIDRALISVSEWGTLEMHDLLEEMGREIVRQESIKEPGRRSRLWSYEDVHHVLTKNTATEAVETIILDSAILKEGCSNTEAFVSMTKLRLLMIGDDADIYTKHFYKYHLAVRDSFGHQTPSDCFIEHWIADLKFQSSQLRCLIWRDCPLKSWPSNFQFKNLVNLDMSYSCIEQLWKGAEPLEKLKFINLCHCQYLKKTPDFTRATSLEELRFENCTRLCEVDPSISALKNLAILSLTWCIDLKILPSITGMKSLKTIRLSGCSSLEKFPEISDVMEKLSELYLGGTAIKELPSSINKLTGLATLDLRGCRELKSLPSSIHMGSLQTFNLSGCSNLEMFPVISEVMEELSELHLDGIAIKELPSSINKLTGLTVLDLSGCQELKSLPSSIHMRSLQTLNLSGCSNLEKFPEISDVMEKLSELYLGGTAIKELSSSINKLTGLPALDLRGCQELKSLPRSIHMRSLQTLNLSGCSNLEKFPEISDVMEKLSELYLGGTAIKELSSSINKLTGLATLDLRGCRELKSLPSSIHMGSLQTLNLSGCSNLGKFTEISDVMEKLSELYLAGTAIKELSSSINKLTGLTVLDLSGCQELKSLPSSIHMRSLQTLNLSGCSNLEKFPEISDVMEKLSELYLDGTAIKELPSSINKLTGLTVLDLYGCQELKSLPSSIRVGSLHTLFLSGCSKLEKFHEISDVVEELSELHLDGTAIKELPSSINKLTGLLTLDLRGCRELKSLPSSIHMGSLQTLNLSGCSNLEKFTEISDVMEKLSELYLAGTAIKELSSSINKLTGLITLDLKGCRELKSLPSSFHMGSLQTLNLSGCSNLEKFPEISDVMEKLSELYLDGTAIKELPSSINKLTGLTVLDLYGCQELKSLPSSIRMGSLHTLFLSGCSKLEKFPEISDVMEKLSKLYLDGTAIKELPSSINQLRGLTVLDLSGCLELKSLPCSIHMGSLQTLNLSGCSKFEKFPNISDVMEKLSQLYLGGTTIKELTLSINKLTGLTVLDLSGCQELKSLPSSIRMGSLQTLILSGCSKFERFPEISGMEMLSELHLDGTAIKELPSSINKLTGLRHLDGVQSRDSWVPGQQHRIRRCGVRLFYANSEEMHNQSMTQPDYPS, encoded by the exons ATGTCAATGGCTGCTTCTTCGTCTTCCTCATGGAAATACGACGTCTTCCTGAATTTCAGAGGCGAAGACACTCGCAAGATCTTCGTCGGCCATCTCTACAGAGCTCTGGATCAGAAAGCAATCAACACCTTCATCGACGCGGAAAAGCTCAGAAAAGGCAACGACCTTTCGGAACTCCTTTCAGCCATCGAAGAGTCAAGGATTTCGATCGTGGTTTTCTCCCAGAACTACGCTTCTTCGACGTGGTGCTTGAAAGAACTGGTCAAAATCCTGGCGTGCATGGATACAAAGAATCAGATAGTGGTGCCGATCTTCTACCAAGTCGATCCATCTGAAGTTCGTAAGCTCAAGAGAAGTTTTGCAGAAGCTTTTGCTCAACACGAACGCGAATCGAACGCCGAAATGGAAGAGGTGAAGAGCTGGAGGTCCGCACTAACCAGAGCCACCAATTTATCCGGATGGGATTCGCGAAAATACGA GGATGATGCCAAGCTTATTGAGGAAATTGTGGATGACATATTTAAGAGATTGATCCATGTCTCCTCAAGCAAAGATAATGGCTTGGTTGGAATGGATTACCACATAGATAAAGTGAATTCACTGTTACGTCCTGGGGTGAATGATGTTTTCACTGTTGGAATATGGGGTATGGGAGGTATAGGCAAAACCACCATCGCTCGCGCTGTTTATGATGAAATCGCTTGTCAATTTGAAGCTTGCTGCTTTCTCGAAAATATCAAGGAAGGCTTCTCGAAAAATGGTGCAGCACATATGCAGGAAGTGCTTCTTTCTAGAATCTTGAAGGAAAAGGTGCAGAGTTTAGGCACGTTGGATCGAGGTTCCAGAGTGATAATGGAAAGGCTACAAAGGAAAAAAGtgttcattgttcttgatgacgTTGATGAATTATCCCAAATCGAAGCCTTACTTGGAGAGCAGCATTCATTTGGCGGTGGAAGTCGGgtcattataacaactagagaTAAACAATTATTAAGTGGAGCTGGTGCTGTATATGAGCCCGAGAACTTAAGGGAGCCAGAAGCTCTTAAACTCTTCAAGCAGTATGCCTTCAGAACAAACCAACCCACCAGAGTTTATGATCAGCTCTCAAGGGATGTCATACAATATGCTCAAGGTCTGCCTTTAGCACTCAAAGTGTTGGGAGCTTTTCTTGATAACAAAACATTGCCCGAGTGGGAAGATGTGTTAGAAAAAATAAGGAAGATCCCGCAAAGGGGAATTCATAATGTGCTTAAAACAAGCTTCGATGGACTGGATGATTCAGAGAAGAATGTCTTTCTAGATATTGCATGTTTCTTGAAAGGAATGGATATAGACATGGCAAAAAAAATTCTGGACAGTTGTGGCTTCTATCCCCATACTGGAATAAGAGTTCTAATTGATCGAGCTCTAATATCTGTCTCAGAGTGGGGGACACTGGAGATGCATGATTTACTAGAGGAAATGGGTCGGGAAATCGTTCGCCAAGAATCTATCAAAGAGCCTGGGAGAAGAAGTAGGTTGTGGAGTTATGAAGATGTTCATCATGTGCTGACTAAAAATACA GCTACAGAAGCAGTTGAAACCATAATCCTGGATTCGGCAATCTTGAAAGAGGGATGCTCAAAtactgaagcttttgttagtatGACAAAACTAAGACTGCTCATGATCGGTGATGACGCTGATATTTACACcaagcatttttacaaatatCATCTTGCAGTCAGGGATTCATTTGGCCATCAAACTCCAAGTGATTGCTTCATAGAACACTGGATTGCGGACTTAAAGTTCCAATCTTCTCAATTGAGGTGCCTCATCTGGCGTGATTGCCCCCTAAAGTCTTGGCCATCCAACTTTCAGTTCAAGAATCTTGTAAACCTTGACATGAGCTATAGTTGCATCGAACAACTTTGGAAAGGAGCTGAG CCTCTGGAAAAGTTGAAATTCATCAATTTATGTCATTGTCAATACCTTAAGAAAACCCCTGACTTCACAAGGGCTACAAGTCTTGAGGAACTGAGATTCGAAAATTGTACAAGGTTATGTGAGGTTGACCCATCCAtttcagctttgaaaaaccTTGCTATATTGAGTCTAACTTGGTGCATTGATCTTAAGATTCTTCCGAGCATCACTGGTATGAAGTCTCTTAAAACCATTCGTCTTTCCGGTTGCTCAAGCCTTGAGAAGTTTCCTGAGATTTCAGATGTTATGGAGAAGCTATCAGAGTTATATTTAGGTGGGACTGCAATTAAAGAACTGCCTTCATCAATTAATAAACTCACGGGCCTTGCTACTTTGGACCTACGAGGCTGTCGAGAACTCAAGAGCCTGCCGAGCAGCATTCATATGGGATCTCTTCAAACCTTTAATCTTTCTGGTTGCTCAAACCTTGAGATGTTTCCAGTGATTTCAGAAGTTATGGAGGAGCTATCAGAGCTTCATTTAGATGGGATTGCAATTAAAGAACTGCCTTCGTCAATTAATAAACTCACGGGCCTTACTGTTTTGGACCTATCTGGGTGTCAAGAACTCAAGAGCCTGCCGAGCAGCATTCATATGAGATCTCTTCAAACCCTTAATCTTTCTGGTTGCTCAAACCTTGAGAAGTTTCCTGAGATTTCAGATGTTATGGAGAAGCTATCAGAGTTATATTTAGGTGGGACTGCAATTAAAGAACTGTCTTCGTCAATTAATAAACTCACGGGTCTTCCTGCTTTGGACCTACGTGGCTGTCAAGAACTCAAGAGCCTGCCGAGGAGCATTCATATGAGATCTCTTCAAACCCTTAATCTTTCTGGTTGCTCAAACCTTGAGAAGTTTCCTGAGATTTCAGATGTTATGGAGAAGTTATCAGAGTTATATTTAGGTGGGACTGCAATTAAAGAACTGTCTTCATCAATTAATAAACTCACGGGCCTTGCTACTTTGGACCTACGAGGCTGTCGAGAACTCAAGAGCCTGCCGAGCAGCATTCATATGGGATCTCTTCAAACCCTTAATCTTTCTGGTTGCTCAAACCTTGGGAAGTTTACAGAAATTTCAGATGTTATGGAGAAGCTATCAGAGTTATATTTAGCTGGGACTGCAATTAAAGAACTGTCTTCGTCAATTAATAAACTCACGGGCCTTACTGTTTTGGACCTATCTGGGTGTCAAGAACTCAAGAGCCTGCCGAGCAGCATTCATATGAGATCTCTTCAAACCCTTAATCTTTCTGGTTGCTCAAACCTTGAGAAGTTTCCAGAGATTTCAGATGTTATGGAGAAGCTATCAGAGTTATATTTAGATGGGACTGCAATTAAAGAACTGCCTTCGTCAATTAATAAACTCACGGGCCTTACTGTTTTGGACCTATATGGGTGTCAAGAACTCAAGAGCTTGCCGAGCAGCATTCGTGTGGGATCTCTTCATACCCTTTTTCTTTCAGGCTGCTCAAAACTTGAGAAGTTTCATGAGATTTCAGATGTTGTGGAGGAGCTATCAGAGCTTCATTTAGATGGGACTGCAATTAAAGAATTGCCTTCGTCAATTAATAAACTCACAGGTCTTCTTACTTTGGACCTACGAGGCTGTCGAGAACTCAAGAGCCTGCCGAGCAGCATTCATATGGGATCTCTTCAAACTCTTAATCTTTCTGGTTGCTCAAACCTTGAGAAGTTTACAGAGATTTCAGATGTTATGGAGAAGCTATCAGAGTTATATTTAGCTGGGACTGCAATTAAAGAACTGTCTTCGTCAATTAATAAACTCACGGGCCTTATTACTTTGGACCTGAAAGGTTGTCGAGAACTCAAGAGCCTGCCGAGCAGCTTTCATATGGGATCTCTTCAAACCCTTAATCTTTCTGGTTGCTCAAACCTTGAGAAGTTTCCAGAGATTTCAGATGTTATGGAGAAGCTATCAGAGTTATATTTAGATGGGACTGCAATTAAAGAACTGCCTTCGTCAATTAATAAACTCACGGGCCTTACTGTTTTGGACTTATATGGGTGTCAAGAACTCAAGAGCTTGCCGAGCAGCATTCGTATGGGATCTCTTCATACCCTTTTTCTTTCAGGCTGCTCAAAACTTGAGAAGTTTCCAGAGATTTCAGATGTTATGGAGAAGCTATCAAAGCTTTATTTAGATGGGACTGCAATTAAAGAACTGCCTTCGTCAATTAATCAACTCAGGGGCCTTACTGTTTTGGACCTATCTGGGTGTCTAGAACTCAAGAGCCTGCCCTGCAGCATTCATATGGGATCTCTTCAAACCCTTAATCTTTCTGGTTGCTCAAAATTTGAGAAGTTTCCAAATATTTCAGATGTTATGGAGAAGCTATCACAACTTTATTTAGGTGGGACTACCATTAAAGAACTGACTTTGTCAATTAATAAACTCACGGGCCTTACTGTTTTGGATCTATCTGGGTGTCAAGAACTCAAGAGCCTGCCGAGCAGCATTCGTATGGGATCTCTGCAAACCCTTATTCTTTCAGGCTGCTCAAAATTTGAGAGGTTTCCAGAGATTTCAGGAATGGAGATGCTATCAGAGCTTCATTTAGATGGGACTGCAATCAAAGAACTGCCTTCATCAATTAATAAACTCACGGGCCTTCGTCATTTAGATGGAGTCCAATCACGTGATTCTTGGGTACCAGGGCAGCAGCATCGCATCAGAAGGTGTGGAGTTCGTCTCTTTTATGCCAATAGTGAAGAGATGCATAACCAAAGCATGACACAGCCTGACTATCCATCATGA